One Eurosta solidaginis isolate ZX-2024a chromosome 5, ASM4086904v1, whole genome shotgun sequence DNA segment encodes these proteins:
- the LOC137252024 gene encoding uncharacterized protein: MLDTIVIIPTILAYVFITLLIVILSFIVIYISHRIYACISDNLPMAQAALSAILSFDDKSQSGIALRSPVNFDERKPKTALRIIVTLAPCYLAYVAYDNRQSNELATSSDTNNQNKIIKYYDRLSEIPIPEAVTTSSTRKLGKDTGETCTSTNFLASPTKMMPTKSVATSTTRLGALQELIEELEVHEEPATSTQGRVAQVVTVHNESQSVLRPSVTFANAINALANMKITSAEDL, translated from the exons ATGTTAGATACAATAGTTATTATACCAACAATATTGGCATATGTTTTCATAACGCTACTCATCGTTATACTTAGCTTTATTGTCATCTATATTAGCCATAGAATTTATGCTTGCATTTCTGATAATTTACCAATGGCGCAAGCAGCACTATCTGCCATCTTGAGTTTCGATGATAAAAGTCAAAGCGGTATTGCATTACGTTCACCAGTCAATTTTGATGAAAGAAAACCAAAAACAG CCTTGCGCATTATTGTCACCTTAGCACCCTGCTACCTCGCCTATGTAGCTTACGATAATAGACAAAGTAATGAATTGGCTACTTCTTCGGATAcaaataatcaaaataaaattattaaatattatgaTCGTTTATCAGAAATACCAATACCTGAGGCTGTAACCACTTCAAGTACACGTAAATTAGGAAAGGACACAGGGGAGACTTGCACTtcgacaaattttttggcgtCACCAACTAAAATGATGCCTACCAAATCGGTTGCTACTTCAACAACGCGTTTGGGGGCATTACAAGAATTAATCGAAGAGCTAGAGGTACACGAGGAGCCTGCAACTTCAACTCAAGGCAGGGTAGCGCAAGTGGTCACAGTGCACAACGAATCCCAATCGGTTTTACGTCCATCGGTGACATTTGCAAATGCTATTAATGCGTTGGCAAATATGAAAATAACATCAGCAGAGGATCTATAA